Sequence from the Isachenkonia alkalipeptolytica genome:
ACTGATTGCCACTTGGGTAGGAAGCGGAACCGTAACCGGGGGAGGAAACTCCATAGCCTATGACTTTGGACTGTGGCCCGCCATACTCTTCGGACTGACCAGTTTGATCGGTGTGGGAATTCTCTACATCATCGCACCGAAGATTCGGGCAGCGGGAAAGTATACCATTGCGGAAGCCATGGAGGATCGCTACGGTGAAGGGGCAAAGATACTTGCCAGTGCCATCATCATTCTGGCTTTTATCGGAATTGTATCCTATCAGTTTACGGGACTGGGCATGGTGCTGAACGTGACCACGGGCATGTCTGTGGAGCTTGGAACCATTATTGCAGCGGTACTGATTATTTTCCTTGCAACTATTGGCGGACTGATGTCCGTAGCCCCTACCGACGCCCTCAGCGCATTTTTGATCCTGTTCGGAATTATTGTCGGTGTACCAATCGCCATTGGAACCGCCGGAGGCTGGAGCAATGTGGTGGCGGAAGTCCCGGAATCCAGCTTGACGGTTCTGGGGGATTTATCGGTAATGCAGTTTATCGGCTTGGTGATCCCGACCCTATTTTTATTACTGGGGGACCAGAATATGTATCAGCGTTTGGCATCCTCTAAAGGGGATTCCGAAACAAAACTGGGAACCATCGGCTGGGGAATCGGTCTGGTAGTGATCTATCCCGCCATCGCCATTATTGCCTTTACCGCCCGGGTTAATTTCCCGGATATCGCCGCGGGACAAGCACTGATTGCAACGACCACGATTATGCCCTTAATGGTGGGTGGGCTGCTCCTTGCGGCAATCACCGCCTTCATCATTACCACAGGAAGCTCCTATTTGTTGTCCGCAGCAACAAACATCACCATGGATATTTACGGGAATTATATTAAACCCGAGGCAACCAGTAAAGAAAAACTGGTCTTTACAAGGATCATGATCCCGATTATCGGGGTGCTGGCTTATGTACTTATTCAATATTTCCCGTCGATTCTTGCGGCCCAGATGTATGCCTACACTGTGTACGCTGCAGGAATTACTCCAGCAATTTTAGCCGTATTTTTATGGAATAAGCGGGTAACGAAGGCCGGCGGGGTATCGTCTATGATCGCCGGTGTGATCGCCACTTTGGTTGTGGAATTTGGAAATTTGATTCCCTACGACGCTGCGGTGGTATCGGTGCCGATTGCTATAGTGGTGCTGATTGTGGTAACCCTTCTGACAAAACCGGAAAAGCGAATAGAGCAGTAAGGACAACAATTAAGATAGTATTGTAACAAACCATTTAAGGTTATTAGAAGTTGAGCGGTGGGAGAAATCCCTTTTAAAATCGTCTAGGCATATTATCATATGCTTAGGCGATTTTTTATACTATTGATTTGTGCTGTTAAAAGGGAGGGGATTTTGGGTATGGATTGTGGTATAGCTTATTCTAAGACTAATACTTAGATCGGTGGATTTTGTCAGGTCATTTAAAAGGAGGGACACTATGAAATATAAAGGAGTAGCGTTAATCATGTTTGCTGCTATCTGCTGGGGCATTAGCGGAGGCATCGGAGATATATTAATCAGTAAGGGATGGGATCCCATTGTGATCTCCTTTTACCGGGGAGCTGTGGCGTGGTTATGCTTTATCCTTTGGTTTCTCTTCCATCCCAGATTGAACTGGATTACATCGATTCGGTTTCATATATGGGCGATACTGGCGGGGATCGGTGTTGCGGGGAACTTCACTTTTTATTTTCTCAGCATTGAAGCGGCCAGCGTTGCGGTGGCCGTTACCTTAATGTATACAGCGCCGGTGTTTGTTCTTTTGATATCCTTTATCCTGGGGGTGGAAAGGTCTACCTGGTTCAAATGGGCATGCATTGTGGTTGTGCTGATGGGGATCATTCTTCTTACCGGAGCTTATGATATGGAATCGATTTCAACGAGTTTTTTTGGCACGGCAGCCGGGATTACCGCCGGACTTTCCTACGTACTGTTTATCTTCGGGTTTAAAAACGCCTCGGCCATCGGAAAGCCCCAGGCCACGTTGATGAGTGCTTTTTTTGCCTTTTCATTTATACTTTTTCTTATTATGGATAAGGAGCAGGCGGCTCATGTGCTTCAGTCAGGGGATATCGGATGGTTTATCCTGCTGGGAATATTAGGGGCGGGGGTTTCTTTTATTCTTTATGTAGTAGGGATTCGAAGAACCGCTCCCACCACCGCTTCCATGGTGGCCATGGTAGAGCCGGTAACCGCATCCTTATTCGGTATTTTACTTTTGGGCAATCCTCTGGCCGCTATGGAGCTACTGGGGATGGTGCTGATTCTCTTTACCACAACGCTGTTCAGTGTGAAGCAAAGCACGGAAAAAGCTCAGGAGGCCGCAAAGAAAGCTTAGAGTTCTTGCTGAAATAATCTTTGGGGATTTCATCTTTGATAAAGAAATATTTTGTTGAATATGGTAAGATATTATCAGTGTTGAGTAAACTAACGGAGGCCTTAGAATATGTATTCAAAAGTCAAAGCCCTGGGTGCTGAGAAACTACGAAAGTATGTAGGCATTCCAAAAGTACTGTATAATAAATTAAGGGATACCAGTAGTAAAGAAGCGGTTTATGAAAGTGTGATCATCGGCCTTACGATCCTGGTGTTAAGTCTTTCGGCCCTGGATTTATTTCTTATCACAAGTGTGGCCTACACCTCCTTTGTGGAAGTTTTTGATCTATTGGTCTGCGCGGTGTTTGCCCTGGACCTATGGCGGCGATACCGGCAGGAAAAATCAGAACTTTCATCTTCCGCATTTATCAAGCGGCATGGCATAGAAATTTTTGCTATTATACCCCTGGATGTAGCCTTCAGGGCATTCCGTCTGGTTCGGATTTTTCGTTTTGCAAAGCTCGGTCGCTTATCAAAGCTTGGGCGGGCAGGGAATCTTGTTTTAAAGTTTCTCAATAAATTCGCCAATCCCAGCTATCTTCGCTATAAACGGTTTAAGACCTTGATTCAGTCGAAGGGAATGAAGGATGAATCAAAATAGACCAAATAGACCAAAGTAAACCAAAGGGGACGGAGGTATTCGGTACATGATGTACCGAATACCTCCGTCCCCTTTGATAGAGCTGCTTTTTAGAAATCTCCCGTGACCACCTCAGCGAGGTTGGTGGCATGGTCCGCCACCCGTTGGAGATTGCTGATCAGATCCAAAAATATAACGCCGGACTTGGGAACACATAACTTCTGATGAATTCGGTCCGTATGGTTTTTTCGCAAACTTCGCTCTTTCATTCGCACGTCCCGACTCTCCTCAATTATTTGTCTGGCCAACTCCTGATCTTCTTTTTCAAAAGCGGTTATGGCCCGCTCCAACATCCCATCCACTAAACCGTAAAATTCTTTCAGTTCCTCAATGGCATGATCGGAAAAAACCAAATCCTCATCGATTTTTCCCTCGGCCAGTTCAATGATATTTTCCGCATGATCTCCCACCCGTTCCAAATCGCTGCTGACATGCATCAATGCGGTTATGGCCTGGGACTGGTCCCGTCCCAGGGAACTTTGGCCGATTTCTGCAAGAAATGTAGTGATTTCCTTATCCAGACTGTCGATTAAGTCTTCCTTTTGCATTGTGGAATCGATCATTCCCCGATCCCGGTTATAGAGAATGGTCATGGAATCCGTCAACATTTCCCGAGCGATACGGGCCATTCGAAGGAGTTCCTGTCTTGCCACACCGATGGCGGCGGTTGTGGAACCTAAAAGTCGTTTGTTAAGGTTTTTCGTTCCGGACTCCACTACCTGTTCTTCACCGGGGAGAATTCTGGTAACCAGACGAAGAAGGGGTTGAATGAAGGGAAAGAACACCACGACGTTCAACACATTAAAAATAGTATGGGCGTTGGCCACCTGTCGGGTAACCGTATCGCCGGTGTAGGATATTAGGTGGACGAAGGGATTGAACAGCAACAAAGCCAACAACACCCCGGAAACTTTGACAGTAACAATGGCTAATACCGCCCGTCTAGAGGTCAGGTTTGTTCCGATGCTGGCAAGGGCAGCGGTAATGCTGGTTCCGATATTAGCTCCCAGGACTATGGCAATGGCAGAGGGGGTATCGATCATCCCCTGCAAAGTCATGGCGATGACCACGCCGGCAGTGGCACTACTGCTTTGAATCATTGCGGTGAATATCGCCCCAGCCAGAACACCTAAAGGGGGAATGGCACCGAAGCTGGCTAACATACTGATAAAAGGCGGATGTTCCCGGAGGGGATACATGGCATCGGACATGACCTGCAGTCCTAAAAACAATAATCCGAAGCCCAGTATTGCCTGTCCGATGGATTTATAAATGCGTTTTGTGGTAAAAAGATGGATCCCTGCACCGATACCGATTACCGGAAAGGTAATTACGTAAATATCAAAGGAAATCAACTGGGCGGTGAAGGTGGTCCCGATATTGGCTCCCAGCATGGTTCCTAAAGCCTGGGAAAGAGTCATCAGCCCGGAATTGGCAAAACTGACCACCATTACATTGGTGGTGCTACTGCTTTGCACCAGTATGGTAACCAGGGCTCCCGTCAAGGTGGCCATGAAGGGG
This genomic interval carries:
- a CDS encoding Na/Pi cotransporter family protein, translated to MFFSIFTGMVGGLGLFLFGMKTMASGLQKAAGDRLRRILEVLTSNPFMATLTGALVTILVQSSSTTNVMVVSFANSGLMTLSQALGTMLGANIGTTFTAQLISFDIYVITFPVIGIGAGIHLFTTKRIYKSIGQAILGFGLLFLGLQVMSDAMYPLREHPPFISMLASFGAIPPLGVLAGAIFTAMIQSSSATAGVVIAMTLQGMIDTPSAIAIVLGANIGTSITAALASIGTNLTSRRAVLAIVTVKVSGVLLALLLFNPFVHLISYTGDTVTRQVANAHTIFNVLNVVVFFPFIQPLLRLVTRILPGEEQVVESGTKNLNKRLLGSTTAAIGVARQELLRMARIAREMLTDSMTILYNRDRGMIDSTMQKEDLIDSLDKEITTFLAEIGQSSLGRDQSQAITALMHVSSDLERVGDHAENIIELAEGKIDEDLVFSDHAIEELKEFYGLVDGMLERAITAFEKEDQELARQIIEESRDVRMKERSLRKNHTDRIHQKLCVPKSGVIFLDLISNLQRVADHATNLAEVVTGDF
- a CDS encoding DMT family transporter; this translates as MKYKGVALIMFAAICWGISGGIGDILISKGWDPIVISFYRGAVAWLCFILWFLFHPRLNWITSIRFHIWAILAGIGVAGNFTFYFLSIEAASVAVAVTLMYTAPVFVLLISFILGVERSTWFKWACIVVVLMGIILLTGAYDMESISTSFFGTAAGITAGLSYVLFIFGFKNASAIGKPQATLMSAFFAFSFILFLIMDKEQAAHVLQSGDIGWFILLGILGAGVSFILYVVGIRRTAPTTASMVAMVEPVTASLFGILLLGNPLAAMELLGMVLILFTTTLFSVKQSTEKAQEAAKKA
- a CDS encoding sodium:solute symporter family protein, whose product is MELDHNPAMLVFLGIYFLVIIGIGWHYSKKVKDSKDFMLAGGSLGPVVLMGTLIATWVGSGTVTGGGNSIAYDFGLWPAILFGLTSLIGVGILYIIAPKIRAAGKYTIAEAMEDRYGEGAKILASAIIILAFIGIVSYQFTGLGMVLNVTTGMSVELGTIIAAVLIIFLATIGGLMSVAPTDALSAFLILFGIIVGVPIAIGTAGGWSNVVAEVPESSLTVLGDLSVMQFIGLVIPTLFLLLGDQNMYQRLASSKGDSETKLGTIGWGIGLVVIYPAIAIIAFTARVNFPDIAAGQALIATTTIMPLMVGGLLLAAITAFIITTGSSYLLSAATNITMDIYGNYIKPEATSKEKLVFTRIMIPIIGVLAYVLIQYFPSILAAQMYAYTVYAAGITPAILAVFLWNKRVTKAGGVSSMIAGVIATLVVEFGNLIPYDAAVVSVPIAIVVLIVVTLLTKPEKRIEQ